The Lepus europaeus isolate LE1 chromosome 1, mLepTim1.pri, whole genome shotgun sequence genome contains the following window.
gaagctgggggccaggaactcaatccatgtctcccacctggttggcaggaacacaattatttgaaccagcactgctgcctcccagggtctgtagtagcaggaagctagttaaacccagacactctggcaTGGGACATAGGTGATATTATAACTGACTTCTTGACTACTATGCCAAACACTGTCCCCAAGACCTCTGTTTTTGATGAAGAGCTTGCACAATTTTTTCTCAGCTTTAGTTGGCACTAAGGGATGGGTACATATTCTAAAAGATTGTTCAGGGATCTCTTGCCAACAATGTGGAAAATGACATTGCTTTTTCCTGCATTATTTTCTGTTGCCTAGATACACAGTACTGTTTGACAGTTCACCACTTCACCAACCATGGAAGAAGTACTTCCATCACCAAGAAATGTGCCTCCAGGAGTGAATGTCACTTTGTTGGCTGTCGCCACAACCGAGATTCTGAACACACGGTGAGGatcctgtgtgtatgtatgagtgtgcGTGTGTAAAGTTTCTGTGTCAGATGGTAAGTTATAAATTATGAAAGAGGCAGGAAGGATAAGTAATGTGctgaacatatttatattttgaaggaAATATTTAATTCCTGTGATCAGAGGGAGACCAAAAGGGAGTTGAACATTTTTGTCCTTCACCAAGATATGATGTCCCTAAAAAGGAATGATAATCCACAGGCTCCAGACCTAAAACCTAGACTCACTCTTTGGTTGAAGGCTCTGAAGCCAGCTCTGGTTGTCTAAAAACAAACCACCAAAGAAGCACTCCAGAGCCCAACTCAGATGGTGCATTCAATGGCTGGGGGTTCCCAAGCACACTGCACTGGGAAGTTGGATGGCAAAAAGAGTAACACAGTGACAGCTCTTAGTACACCTTGTCTCATCCGCCATCCCTGCCTAGATGAGGACATGAGTCTGCAAGGTTAGCCTCAGTCCAATACAATGAACTGTGGATACATTTTAGATCAATTGGTCTGTACAAGTTTCTCATTCGATcgcttcaaataaatttttactcGTTTATATGCCTGAAATCTTGAAATGTTTGAGAAAGGATTACTAGAAAGTATGTTCATTTCATGAGGTTTTAGAATTTGACATAGATGATAAGTATAGAAAATGGTTCTATGGCATCAGCTCTGGCTACACAGATCACTTTTGTAGAATCCATGTTATATTTGTGGTGGTAAAGGGTACTTCAGGCTGAACCTCAGGGtttcaggatatttttaaaaagtttcccaAGGCGATTCTGATGTGCAGCTCAGGTTGAGAATTACTGATACAGATGCCTAGACTTGATGCCTTTATCTTGCCTGGCCATCCTGGAAGTCTCTATGAATGGCTGGGTATTGGACTGAGGAATTGTATGAGGCACACATTGGTGTTGTGATAGGAGATTGTTTCCCCTATACCTTATGTTCTTAGGGCCCAATCCTTTTTCACTACTCAGCAGCTATAATTAGCAGACTGTTGCTGCTGTAATGATAGGAATCAGGTGTGAGCATAGACAATTGAGAACCATTATTATACCCTAACAAGTAGTACTGAGAGAGAAAAGCAATGACTAACCCAAAAGGTTCCAAGCTTTCATTTTCCCCTTACAAACCTTGAGATTTGTTGACTCAATCAAGTAGTCCTATTAAGTTTCCCTTCCTTTTGTTGGTCTTGATTATACTTGGATTTGACACAGATAAATCACAGGATGAAAGAAGACTTAAGATGGTCTTTGCCTCTTCACTCCCCATGGACAGGGCAGAGAAGAGGGCATGCCAGGGGTGTGGGTGACACTTAGCCTGGATAACCAACTCTCCTTGTCTGTCTTCAGATAGAGCTGtcattctatttctctctgtttaaTCCCTTGCCCCTTTTTCCTGTTGTCCACTctttcccctctctgcttccgtctGTAACAGGAGTGTAGGTCTTGCTGTGAAGGAATGATCTGCAATGTGGAATTGCCCACCAACCACACTAATGCAGTCTTCGCCGTGATGCACGCCCAGAGGACATCCGGCAGCAGTGCCTGCACACCCTACCTGCCAGTGCTTGCCTGGGTCTTCATGCTTCCCTTGCTCTGAGACCGTCATTcctaggagaggcagagagcagccctCTGAAGCACAAACCAAAAATGTTGTGAACAGTGAACTGTGGAGTGAAGATCGATCTTGCACTTGGTGATGAGGGCACATGGACCCCAACACGAAAGCCAGTGGTTTGATCCATTAAGATGCTCCCATTTGAGGCATGCATTGAGGATGGGACTGTTTGACCTCCAGCCTTTCTGGTCACAGGGGCTGTCTTTGTCAGTTCTGCAGGGAGAATCCTGCCAGCATCTCTGACAGGTTTCAGTAGCCTGACTCTTCCCTGCCTTCCAGGCCTGTCGCTGAAAGGACTTCCTGGCCTCATGGACTCACCGAGAAGCTACTGGGTCAGACTCTCTTGTTTCTGCGATTAGCTTGGAGTCTCTGTGAAACCTAACCCTTGCCCCCAGGAGAAAGCAGCTAACCTGCTGACAGAAGAGTCAGTGAGAAAGGCACCTGTAGGAGGAAAACTTCCAACTGAATGAATATGAAATCTGTTTGCtaattgtgtgtgcatgtggggggaAGGGAATAAAGCTCTTAAATTATACAGTATAAAAATGTACTCTGTGTGCTTCTTGATTGACATGAGGCACCGGAGGGAACACACTTACCAGTGTCATGCAGGAAGTCACTGAAGTTTTGTTTCCAGGCACCATAGATGACATATGCTGGCTTCAAGGGTGAGATTCTACGCCAAAGTGGCTTAGTATTTTTCTGCTCCAGGAAGGACATTTTGGGGATGCTAAATGTAAGCCTAGTGAACTGTGATAGTTGGGAAACCTCCCAGAGTGGGTAAGATGACATGTTATCACCTGATGCACCCTTAGCCATAGCGGCTTAATGAGCCCTAGTCCAGGAAAATGGCCAAAAGGCTCCTGTGGCCCAAACAGTCACCTCTCTATCTCAATGTCAGGTTGACCAAGACATCCTCCCCAAACACATGCTGCAATGTTTTGTCGAGTTGTCTCCTTCTGTTTCCATTTTGTATGACACAGTTTCATAATTTCAAATGAGCATCATCTCCTTGTTTCTAGAATCCTAACTTCCTGCCTTCACACTTtgggctgactttttttttttaattttaatttttgacaagcagagtggacagtgagagagagacagagagaaaggtcttcctttgccgttggttcactctccaatggccgccatggccagcgcgctgcagccggtgcaccacgctgatctgaagccaggagccaggtgcttctcctggtctcccatggggtgcagggcc
Protein-coding sequences here:
- the LYPD6B gene encoding ly6/PLAUR domain-containing protein 6B, which produces MLLLCHALAVAVVQVFTLSEHGVFAKNINFYNVRPPVDPTPFPNSFKCFTCENAGDNYNCNRWAEDKWCPQNTQYCLTVHHFTNHGRSTSITKKCASRSECHFVGCRHNRDSEHTECRSCCEGMICNVELPTNHTNAVFAVMHAQRTSGSSACTPYLPVLAWVFMLPLL